From a region of the Candidatus Azobacteroides pseudotrichonymphae genomovar. CFP2 genome:
- a CDS encoding NAD kinase, producing the protein MKIGIFGGDYQTSKQSFIKSLFDYLSELGAKIWIDEFFYNYLSKYFAFTPKIEGFVHREMFLFDMVFSLGGDGTFLRTVAWVGHRNIPILGINTGHLGFLADINTSEITETIDEIFQGKYRIEERSLLQIETSPQFREQYNCALNEIAILKRDTSSMISICTYLNDIFLTEYLADGLLLATPSGSTAYNLSVNGPIIIPQAHNFVLSPVAPHSLNVRPLVIPEDYEIRFIVESRSKNFLVSLDGRSEIFPSGSEFQAKKSDFTIKVVKRFNQNFYNTLRKKLLWGEDIRKKI; encoded by the coding sequence ATGAAAATAGGAATATTTGGAGGCGATTATCAGACAAGTAAACAAAGCTTTATTAAAAGTCTTTTTGACTATTTATCAGAACTAGGAGCGAAAATTTGGATAGATGAGTTTTTTTATAATTACTTATCCAAATATTTTGCTTTTACACCCAAAATAGAAGGCTTTGTTCATCGGGAGATGTTTCTGTTCGATATGGTTTTCAGTTTAGGTGGTGATGGAACTTTTTTGAGGACAGTGGCTTGGGTGGGCCATAGAAATATTCCAATTTTGGGAATAAATACAGGTCATTTAGGATTTCTTGCCGATATAAATACATCTGAAATTACTGAAACAATAGATGAAATTTTTCAGGGAAAATATCGTATAGAAGAACGAAGCCTATTACAAATAGAAACTTCACCACAATTTCGTGAACAATACAACTGTGCTTTAAATGAAATTGCTATTTTAAAACGGGATACTTCATCTATGATTTCTATTTGTACTTATCTAAATGATATATTTTTAACTGAATATTTGGCAGATGGTTTATTGTTAGCAACTCCAAGTGGTTCTACAGCATATAATTTAAGCGTAAATGGTCCAATTATCATACCACAAGCTCATAATTTTGTTTTAAGTCCAGTTGCCCCTCATTCTCTGAATGTACGTCCTTTAGTTATTCCTGAAGATTATGAAATACGATTTATAGTAGAATCTCGCAGTAAAAATTTTTTGGTTTCTTTAGATGGACGTTCAGAAATCTTTCCATCTGGTAGCGAATTTCAGGCAAAAAAATCAGATTTTACCATTAAAGTTGTCAAAAGATTTAATCAAAATTTTTACAATACCTTGCGAAAAAAACTATTATGGGGAGAAGATATAAGAAAGAAAATATGA
- a CDS encoding bifunctional folylpolyglutamate synthase/dihydrofolate synthase produces the protein MDYEQTVEYIYNTSPMFQQIGGNAYKKGMENSFLIDKYLNHPHTKYKTIHIAGTNGKGSTSHLLASVLQESNYKVGLYTSPHLLDFRERIKINGSSINKNFVINFIAKYKFFFESIQPSFFELTTAMAFSYFAEQAIDVAVIEVGLGGKLDCTNLITPVLSIITNISFDHTNLLGNTLTQIAKEKAGIIKPNIPVIIGKAEEKVKKVFLDLKRKAQNTKFIFAQEENFILSSKLLLSGYWQLNTKEYPNLINELGGYAQIQNAVTTLCAIKILKRDVLNIPPQAVYRGFRYVTANTGIKGRWQILQYAPKILLDIGHNIGGLEYVVQQLESEKYDKLHIIFGIVSDKDILSILQILPKNAIYYFTQANIPRALNAQTLMNYAKSFGLRGRNYSTVTHAFASAKLSATKEDVIFIGGSTFVVADALLAVQNFQ, from the coding sequence ATGGACTACGAACAAACCGTTGAGTACATTTACAACACTTCTCCTATGTTTCAACAAATAGGAGGTAATGCTTACAAGAAAGGAATGGAAAATTCTTTCCTAATCGATAAATACCTGAATCATCCACACACTAAATATAAAACTATCCATATAGCAGGAACGAATGGGAAAGGGTCTACTTCTCATCTATTAGCATCCGTTTTGCAAGAATCCAATTATAAAGTAGGACTTTACACCTCACCACATCTATTAGATTTCAGAGAAAGAATAAAAATAAATGGTAGTTCTATAAACAAGAATTTTGTAATTAATTTTATCGCTAAATACAAATTTTTCTTTGAATCCATCCAACCTTCATTTTTTGAATTAACAACAGCTATGGCTTTTTCCTATTTTGCAGAACAGGCAATAGATGTTGCTGTTATTGAAGTTGGGTTAGGTGGAAAATTAGATTGTACCAATCTAATTACTCCTGTCTTAAGTATCATTACTAATATCAGTTTTGACCATACTAATTTATTAGGAAATACCCTAACCCAAATTGCGAAAGAAAAAGCAGGAATAATTAAACCTAATATTCCTGTAATTATTGGCAAAGCAGAGGAGAAGGTAAAAAAAGTATTTCTAGATTTAAAGCGTAAAGCGCAAAATACAAAATTTATATTTGCACAAGAAGAAAACTTTATTCTTTCTTCTAAACTCTTGCTCTCTGGATATTGGCAATTAAATACAAAAGAATACCCTAATTTGATCAATGAACTAGGAGGGTATGCTCAAATACAAAATGCAGTAACAACTCTATGCGCTATCAAGATTCTGAAAAGAGATGTTCTAAACATACCGCCCCAAGCTGTATATAGAGGATTTCGTTATGTGACAGCAAACACCGGAATCAAAGGACGTTGGCAAATATTACAATACGCTCCAAAAATTCTGTTGGACATAGGACACAATATTGGAGGATTAGAATATGTTGTACAACAATTAGAATCAGAAAAATATGACAAACTTCATATTATCTTTGGTATAGTTAGTGATAAAGATATTTTATCTATTCTCCAAATTCTACCTAAAAATGCTATTTACTACTTTACACAGGCAAATATTCCTCGCGCGTTGAATGCACAAACATTAATGAACTATGCCAAATCTTTCGGTTTAAGAGGAAGAAATTATTCCACAGTTACTCATGCATTTGCCTCTGCAAAACTTTCTGCCACGAAAGAAGATGTTATTTTTATAGGTGGAAGTACATTTGTTGTTGCTGATGCATTATTAGCTGTTCAAAATTTTCAGTAA
- the ureC gene encoding urease subunit alpha: MAQINRKLYSSMYGITTGDIVTLGDTNLKIQVEKDYTTYGEECVFGGGKVIRDGMGQASGFCDEEVLDMVITNALIIDYKGIYKADIGIKNGKIKGIGKAGNPHIQPGVSPTLIIGTITEVVSGEGRILTAGAIDTHVHYISPQQADEALASGITTFVGGGTGPATGTYATTCTPGWYLRKMMEATDNIPINFGFLGKGNSSKSKALEGQIKAGALGLKLHEDWGSTPSVIDTSLKVADEYDVQICIHTDSINECGYIEDTLCAIDGRTIHAYHVEGAGGGHAPDIMKACEYANILPSSTTPTNPYSLNTIDEHLDMLMVCHHLDFNNPEDISFAQSRIRQQTIGAEDFLHDMGAISIFTSDSQAMGRIGEVICRTWQIASRMKEIRGFLSEDQMTGNDNYRVRRYIAKYTINAALAHGLSHIVGSVEKGKLADLVLWRPEFFGTKPDIVIKGGMIAYAQMGDPNASIPTPEPYISRPMYGAFGNAASATSCLFISEASIEAIKGYGLNKMLTVVKGCRVISKNDLKLNNYMPCIDIDSKTFEVSIDGVLISVKPAKKLPLAQLYNLF; the protein is encoded by the coding sequence ATGGCACAGATAAACAGAAAATTGTATTCTTCTATGTATGGTATTACTACGGGTGATATAGTAACTTTAGGTGATACAAATTTGAAAATACAAGTAGAAAAGGATTATACTACTTATGGGGAAGAATGTGTCTTTGGTGGTGGTAAAGTTATTCGTGATGGTATGGGACAAGCATCGGGTTTTTGTGATGAGGAAGTATTGGATATGGTGATAACCAATGCTTTGATTATTGATTACAAGGGCATATATAAAGCTGATATAGGAATTAAAAATGGAAAAATAAAAGGCATTGGTAAAGCGGGGAACCCTCATATTCAACCTGGAGTTTCTCCTACTCTTATTATTGGCACGATTACTGAGGTTGTTTCTGGGGAGGGACGAATTTTGACGGCAGGAGCTATTGATACCCATGTTCATTATATCAGTCCTCAGCAAGCGGATGAAGCTTTGGCTTCTGGTATTACAACTTTTGTGGGAGGAGGAACAGGACCTGCTACAGGTACTTATGCTACTACTTGTACTCCAGGTTGGTATCTTCGTAAAATGATGGAAGCAACCGATAATATTCCTATTAATTTTGGTTTTCTTGGAAAAGGTAACTCTAGTAAATCAAAAGCTCTTGAAGGCCAAATAAAAGCAGGAGCGTTAGGTTTGAAGCTTCACGAGGATTGGGGGTCTACTCCTTCCGTTATTGATACAAGTCTTAAAGTTGCTGATGAATATGATGTACAGATCTGTATTCATACAGATTCCATCAATGAATGTGGTTATATTGAGGACACTCTTTGTGCTATCGATGGAAGAACAATACATGCTTATCATGTTGAAGGTGCTGGTGGTGGACATGCCCCAGATATTATGAAGGCTTGTGAATATGCGAATATTCTTCCTTCTTCTACTACTCCAACTAATCCCTATAGTTTGAATACAATAGATGAACATCTGGATATGTTAATGGTATGTCACCATCTTGACTTCAATAATCCTGAGGATATTTCTTTTGCTCAGAGTCGTATTCGTCAGCAAACGATTGGAGCAGAGGATTTCTTGCATGACATGGGGGCTATTTCTATTTTTACTTCTGACTCCCAGGCTATGGGTCGTATAGGGGAAGTAATTTGCCGTACATGGCAAATTGCCTCACGTATGAAAGAAATACGAGGGTTCCTTTCAGAAGACCAAATGACAGGAAATGATAATTATCGCGTAAGAAGATATATTGCTAAGTATACAATTAATGCTGCTCTTGCACATGGATTATCTCACATAGTTGGTTCTGTTGAAAAGGGGAAATTGGCAGATCTTGTTCTTTGGCGACCTGAATTTTTTGGAACGAAACCTGATATAGTTATAAAAGGAGGAATGATAGCCTATGCACAGATGGGTGATCCTAATGCTTCTATTCCTACTCCAGAACCTTATATTTCTCGTCCTATGTATGGTGCATTTGGGAATGCAGCTTCTGCGACCTCTTGTTTGTTTATCAGTGAAGCTTCAATCGAAGCTATCAAAGGATATGGACTTAATAAAATGTTAACTGTTGTAAAAGGTTGTCGTGTGATTTCAAAGAATGACTTGAAGTTGAATAATTATATGCCTTGTATTGATATTGATTCAAAAACATTTGAGGTATCAATAGATGGTGTACTTATTTCCGTAAAGCCGGCAAAAAAACTTCCCTTGGCACAACTGTATAATTTGTTTTAG
- the mfd gene encoding transcription-repair coupling factor — MVLKNSILQDLYKVHPGIKQTILSFENESNIYLKGLLGSAKSLICCCIFKKIRNRNLLCVLNDLEEAGYFYHDCCQVLGEKDVLFFPSQFRRNIRYGQKNAANEILRIEVLSRLNNGGQPCIIVSYPDALAEKVVDPNKLKSNTLTINIHEKIDVLFVMDVLNSYHFEQVDYVYEPGQYAVRGSIVDVFSFSNEYPYRIDFFGDEIESIRSFNIETQLSKDKLNSISIISANSGNSNTTLFSYLPITTGLILKKEDWIYERFHSLWNEMPILTNEETFSSVEQMKKFLIPEKTIRSLITSYKKIHLETSSHRKKDTIIEFSTELQVFYHKNFDLVSSYLKEKLQESYTLYILSSSEKQIKRIKSIFEDRGDVIPFIPVLNTLHAGFIDKTLRICLFTDHQLFDRFHKYNLKSEKVHLGKIALSLKELQQFQVGDYLVHIDHGIGKFGGLIRTETNGKMQEVVKMTFLNEDTIFTSIHNLHKIFKYKGKDNEPPRLNRLGSRVWENLKEKTKKKVKDIAKDLIQLYSKRREEKGFAFSSDTYLQKELEASFFYENTPDQAKVNMEIKKDMENIRPMDRLVCGDVGFGKTELAIRAAFKAVTDSKQVAVLVPTTLLAFQHYNTFKERLSNFPVTINYISRARTTKDSKTIIKKLKEGTIDILIGTHRIVSKDVQFKDLGLLIIDEEQKFGVEVKEKLKQMKTNIDSLTLTATPIPRTLQFSLMGARDISNISTPPPNRYPIHTELHRFEKNIIREAINFEMSRNGQIFIINNRISNLGDLKDLVKKEIPDGRIAIGHGQMESTKLEQIITDFVNYEYDILISTSIIENGIDIPNANTIIINNAQNFGLSDLHQLRGRVGRGNRKAFCYLLCPPLSNLTPKTVRRLHAIEGFSELGSGIHIAMQDLDIRGAGDILGAEQSGFIADLGYETYQKILSEAIQELKNEKFSNLYKDENQIDTGENYVMETNLESDLEIYFPTSYVPNDSERILLYRELDTIEEEHMEQFRIKLQDRFGKIPAKVEELILIVRLRRMAKKSGIEKIVLKDGKMILYLVKNFDSPYYQSKSFDQILEFAKTNYKYCNILEKNNRRMLSIQNISTVEKAVKILEEIKK, encoded by the coding sequence GTGGTTCTGAAAAATTCCATTTTACAAGATCTTTACAAAGTGCACCCTGGAATAAAGCAAACCATACTTTCATTTGAAAATGAAAGCAATATTTATTTAAAAGGCTTATTAGGAAGTGCAAAAAGTTTGATTTGTTGTTGCATATTCAAAAAAATAAGAAATCGGAATTTACTTTGTGTATTAAACGACTTAGAGGAGGCGGGCTATTTTTATCACGATTGTTGCCAAGTTTTAGGAGAAAAAGACGTATTGTTCTTCCCCTCTCAGTTTAGGCGAAATATTCGGTATGGACAAAAAAATGCAGCAAATGAAATACTACGCATAGAAGTTTTAAGTCGGTTGAATAATGGGGGACAACCATGTATCATTGTTTCTTATCCAGATGCACTTGCAGAGAAAGTAGTTGATCCCAATAAATTAAAAAGCAATACATTAACAATAAACATTCATGAAAAAATAGATGTTTTATTTGTTATGGATGTGTTGAATTCCTACCATTTTGAACAGGTTGATTATGTATATGAACCTGGTCAATATGCAGTGAGAGGTTCTATTGTCGATGTATTTTCTTTTTCTAACGAATATCCTTATCGAATAGATTTTTTTGGAGATGAAATAGAAAGTATTCGTAGTTTTAACATTGAAACTCAATTATCTAAAGATAAACTAAATTCTATTTCTATTATTTCAGCGAATTCAGGCAATTCAAATACAACATTATTTTCTTATCTCCCTATAACAACAGGATTAATATTAAAAAAAGAGGATTGGATTTATGAAAGATTTCATTCTCTGTGGAATGAAATGCCCATATTAACTAACGAGGAAACTTTTTCATCTGTAGAACAGATGAAAAAGTTTCTAATTCCAGAAAAAACTATTCGGTCATTAATAACAAGCTATAAAAAAATTCATTTAGAGACTTCTTCTCACAGAAAAAAAGATACAATCATTGAGTTTTCTACTGAATTGCAAGTTTTTTACCATAAAAATTTTGATTTAGTATCTTCTTATTTGAAAGAAAAATTGCAGGAAAGCTATACTCTCTATATATTGAGTAGTAGTGAAAAACAAATCAAACGTATTAAATCCATTTTTGAAGATAGAGGAGATGTCATTCCATTTATACCCGTTCTCAATACACTTCATGCTGGATTTATAGATAAAACTTTGCGAATTTGCTTATTCACTGACCATCAATTATTTGATCGTTTTCATAAATATAATTTAAAATCAGAAAAAGTCCATTTAGGTAAAATCGCCCTGTCTTTGAAAGAATTACAACAGTTCCAAGTGGGAGATTATTTAGTGCATATAGACCATGGTATAGGTAAGTTTGGAGGATTAATTCGAACAGAAACTAATGGAAAAATGCAGGAAGTTGTCAAAATGACTTTTCTTAACGAAGATACTATTTTCACCAGTATCCACAATCTACATAAAATTTTCAAGTATAAAGGGAAAGATAATGAACCTCCACGATTGAATAGGTTAGGTTCAAGGGTATGGGAGAATTTAAAAGAAAAAACAAAAAAGAAAGTTAAAGATATTGCTAAAGATCTTATTCAACTTTATTCAAAAAGAAGAGAAGAAAAAGGTTTTGCTTTTTCTTCTGATACTTATCTACAAAAAGAATTAGAAGCTTCTTTCTTTTACGAAAATACTCCAGACCAAGCAAAAGTAAACATGGAGATTAAAAAAGATATGGAAAACATTAGACCAATGGACCGTTTGGTTTGTGGTGATGTTGGATTTGGCAAAACTGAACTAGCTATCCGTGCTGCATTCAAAGCAGTAACAGATAGTAAACAAGTAGCAGTTTTAGTCCCTACTACACTTTTAGCTTTTCAACACTACAATACTTTTAAGGAAAGATTATCCAATTTCCCTGTAACAATAAATTACATTTCAAGAGCAAGAACTACTAAGGATAGTAAAACTATTATCAAAAAATTGAAAGAAGGAACAATTGATATCTTAATAGGAACACATAGAATAGTTAGTAAAGATGTACAATTCAAAGATTTAGGATTATTGATTATAGATGAAGAACAAAAATTTGGAGTAGAGGTAAAAGAAAAATTGAAACAAATGAAAACCAACATCGATTCGCTTACTTTAACAGCTACTCCTATTCCTCGTACGTTACAATTTAGTTTAATGGGAGCAAGAGATATATCTAACATATCTACTCCACCACCTAATCGATATCCAATTCATACAGAATTGCATCGCTTCGAAAAAAATATTATCCGTGAAGCTATCAATTTTGAAATGAGTCGTAACGGTCAGATTTTTATTATCAATAATCGTATTTCCAATTTAGGGGACCTAAAAGATTTGGTAAAAAAAGAGATTCCAGATGGAAGAATTGCTATTGGACACGGGCAAATGGAATCTACTAAATTGGAACAAATTATCACTGATTTTGTCAATTATGAATATGATATTTTGATTTCAACTTCTATCATTGAAAATGGTATTGATATTCCAAATGCTAATACGATTATTATAAATAATGCACAAAATTTTGGATTAAGTGATTTACATCAATTGCGAGGCCGCGTAGGACGAGGTAACCGTAAAGCATTCTGTTATCTACTTTGCCCTCCCCTTTCCAATTTAACGCCCAAAACTGTAAGGCGTTTGCATGCCATTGAAGGTTTTTCAGAACTAGGAAGTGGAATTCATATCGCCATGCAAGATCTAGACATTCGTGGAGCAGGGGATATACTTGGAGCTGAACAAAGCGGATTTATTGCCGATTTAGGTTACGAAACCTATCAAAAAATATTATCCGAAGCTATTCAAGAATTAAAAAATGAAAAATTTAGTAATCTTTATAAAGACGAAAATCAAATCGATACAGGCGAAAATTATGTTATGGAAACTAATTTAGAGAGCGACTTAGAAATATATTTTCCTACATCCTATGTTCCCAATGATTCTGAACGTATTCTACTCTACCGTGAATTAGATACAATAGAAGAAGAACATATGGAACAATTTCGTATCAAGCTGCAAGATAGATTTGGTAAAATTCCTGCTAAAGTAGAAGAATTAATACTAATTGTACGACTTCGCAGGATGGCCAAAAAATCAGGTATAGAAAAAATAGTACTCAAAGATGGTAAAATGATATTGTATTTAGTCAAAAATTTCGATTCTCCATATTATCAAAGTAAATCATTTGACCAAATTTTGGAATTTGCTAAGACTAATTATAAATACTGTAATATTTTAGAAAAAAATAATCGCCGAATGTTGAGTATTCAAAATATCAGTACAGTAGAAAAAGCAGTAAAGATTTTGGAAGAAATCAAGAAGTGA
- a CDS encoding DJ-1 family glyoxalase III: protein MKDNVQAFIFLAEGFEEIEAISVIDIIRRSEMKITTVSITDKNIVTGSHNVSIVADKLFSETDFSYGEILILPGGIPGSGNLNAHEGLKKLLKQYNAEGKKIAAICAAPSVLGGLHLLQGRKATIYPGFEDNLLGAIYVEDGVVKDDNIITGRGPAFALDFALSIISELKGQKKAEEIAMSILLKC, encoded by the coding sequence ATGAAAGATAACGTACAAGCTTTTATTTTCTTGGCAGAGGGCTTTGAAGAAATAGAGGCCATTAGTGTCATAGACATCATTCGTCGTAGTGAAATGAAAATAACAACCGTATCTATTACTGATAAAAATATAGTTACGGGGTCGCATAATGTTTCAATTGTAGCCGATAAATTATTTTCTGAAACCGATTTTTCTTACGGAGAAATATTAATACTCCCAGGAGGGATACCTGGCTCAGGGAATTTAAATGCTCATGAGGGGTTAAAAAAACTTCTCAAACAATATAATGCAGAGGGGAAGAAAATTGCAGCAATATGTGCAGCACCCTCGGTGTTAGGTGGGTTGCATCTACTACAAGGGAGAAAAGCAACGATTTATCCAGGATTTGAAGATAACCTATTAGGGGCGATTTATGTCGAAGATGGCGTAGTAAAAGATGACAATATCATTACCGGAAGAGGTCCGGCATTTGCCCTTGATTTTGCTTTGTCTATTATATCTGAATTGAAAGGTCAAAAAAAAGCAGAGGAAATTGCTATGAGTATATTGCTAAAATGCTAG